The sequence below is a genomic window from Rhinopithecus roxellana isolate Shanxi Qingling chromosome 7, ASM756505v1, whole genome shotgun sequence.
TCAAAACACTATCATGTAGTTTACTGTAGTTCAAGTTGTGCTATCAAAACATTATCATGTAGTTTACTGTAGTTCAAGTTGTGCTTGTATCATATAACATAGGTTCAAGTTCTTTCTTCAGTCATCAGAATAACAGAGGTTGAAGAGACAACTAAGTGTCAACTCTTCCAAaagctgtttcaaaaaaaaattaagtaactgTGGTACACAtttctgcaaataaaatattccagTGCTTACACCAatcctgaatttttaatattaaatatgcaCTACTTACAGTTCTGACACGAGTTTATTTAAAAACACGGCTAGTTATCAAGTTCACTTTCTTCATCGGAAGAAATGATGCAATAATTGTCTTTAGAGTCCTTGGTAGCCTAAAAGAAAAAGTCTAGTTCACTGACAAACCACCACTTTACATCTCACGTTTTAAACAGGGTTAATCAGATGTCAAAAGGAAACAACTTTTAATATTCAAAGGATGCTGGTTATTTATTTCAAATCGAAGAAAACTGTAATCAATACATGGAGCTCCAAATACccacttaaattttttaatgccagatttcagtgaaatattattttagcaGGTCCAACTGTCATGTACTTTGCTTGAATAAAATGGGTTGATGAGCATCTTAAGGTCAAGATGgagcaaagacagaaaaagacaggCAGGCTTAtatcatgaaatatattttttcagcaGGATTATCAGCAACAGTCTACGTAATGTGGTTTCCATTGAAGGGATAAAATGGTCGGTGATATGACCTCATCAAGTTAGAGAAAACGTAACTATGTTTGAAATATATACTATTCCCTCAACAAGTAGTTCAACAGTTCCTACTCCCTAAAATGTTGTATGTTAATGCTGAGGAAGATGTAAAAAATGTAAGCATAATCTCTTCCATAATCCTGTGACATAAGCAAAtgcacaaacaaaaaaattaatataaaacttGTGTAACTGCTATGGAAGGGCAACTCACTCAGATGTGTAGCCAAAAATGGAGACTGATGTTGACTTAGTTGGCAAAAGGTTTAAATTggtcaaaaaaaaattgttaaagcaTTGTGAGGGAAGAGCATGAGAAAAGCATGAGCGTAACAGTGAATTCCTTCAGGGAAAGCTGTCAACCTGGATAGGCAGGAGCAAAGCCAGAGGGCGGCAAAACAAACTGAAGAGGGGTCACGTAAAGTGGGGAGTCTCTGAATATCTAAGAACTGAGATGGGGCACCACTGACAGGCTGGGAAGAGCAAAGGGTTAGGAAGCATTTTAGGAAGGGGAGGGTTGTAGGAAGGTAATATTGCCGATCAATGAAGGATGGctcagaagagaagagagaactcaGAAAAGAGTTTAATAGTACAAGCAAGGAAGAATGAGGTCTTGAACTAGGGCAGCTGCagtgggaattttaaaaaaagaaatttaagggCCATTACAGAGGTAAAACTTGCCTCATGATAACTGTATGGAAAGGATAAGGGACTCAGAAGAGTCCAAGATGATAGCAAAGTTCCTACCTTAAGTGGTAACATGTAGCATTAACATTACAGGAAAACTTCTAGTCTCATGTTCATACCAATTAATAAATGGTGTCTGGGGAGCATTATAGCAACATGTTCTCTACTTGTAACTTCTATTTAAATAACTGTTTGTGTATAGATCATCCTCAActttcttgaaaattttattttcaaactctttTCTCAGTTTATTTAACACATCTCAGTTAGTGTAGAGGAGTAACATATGAACATGTATTTTCACAAGGTTATTAAAAAGAATACCTTATTTCCCAGAAAAGAATTCCACTGTTACCTAAATAATATACATCTACATGAAGAAGAAGTGATTGCCCGATGACAACTTGCTAATGTGCTATACGACAGCAGATAATTCACAATTCACAACGTGTTAATAATCTGCTGGCTTTCCCATTCTCTTATACATCTGAACCATCCCTTATGATTACAAATTGTCATGTAAAACCATTACTGATAATTTTGTGAGTGAATATGCCATAAAACACTCCTGTATTATAGCAGGAAATAAAAGAGACACTCAGTAGTTACACTTGCCTACTTCTTATTTAACTAAAACTCTTGAAACATCACAAGTAAAAAAGACACCCAGAAAGGATTTATGGtcttcttgccttccaccatagaTTTGTCATTGACGTcctgaaaactgaaaataaaatcattaaaacccatttatgcctagtgttccattattggaacgctaaccTTGTGGGAGTCATGTATATCCTACCACTCAAGAtcatcgccaaggtctgatttttcacacacaaaaaacgtGCAGCTTCTGGCATAAATGGGTCAATGTGTTaataaaatgtcaattttataCGCAAGATGTATATTTCCAGGTAAAATTTCCAATTTACCTTTTCCTGTTCTAAGTAACTCCCACAAAACTATTCATGAATCCTAAAAATACATTTACCAATTATGTTAAATTTGGAACAATACATTCAAAGTGAAAATGGtaagtaatttaaaatgcataacCAAAATATCTTTGCATACATTCAGAAACAAGTAGACTTTCTTCTGTTATGCACGTGgtgtattttataatgtattatgCTACCAAATAGAACAGACCTTTATGAATTGCTCACGTAGCAGCTTCACCTCTTTCAGCCCCTGTCTCCTAACACTTGTATGTTGTTGAcacctcttctgtttttcttgaaATGCTTTCTAGAAGTACAAAAAAGTAGTGATGAAAATTGGGTAACTTTTAATACTTACAAAACATAATACTGCATTAGCTTTATAGGAATACTCTTTAAATCTATACTTCTTAACACTTTCTTTTAAACAACGTTTATGACCAATTTTAAAGAACTGTGTTCACCACTCATATGCTAAAATGATATAATGACCTTTTTCATCGGTCATTGAGTAAGGAATCTTCTTTCTTCTACATACATATTCAACACATATGTCTTAATTATTGATTTTGAATGTAGAGTATTTGATGACCCTTCCTATAATTTGTTGACTACAGATGGGTAAGATCTATACAGAAATTAACTAAGAAACATTCTTTCTTACTAAGATTTTAAACTGGTATTAAATCTTGGTCATTTCAGTATGCACATAGATGAACCTTACAAAAATGATGGCCTTTCTGCGCCTTGACCTAATCTCCAACAACAGTGTTCTCCTCTCCTCTACATGGCACTCACTTATACAGTCATCTCCTAGATTTTGTCATTCCCAATGACTGCAACACCTAcgtaatattaataatagcaatGATAAAGAGCAATCATGGGTCAGATCACATCCTGAAAAACTTAAATAAACCCGTTACACAGGAACCCTTCAATCCTCCAAATAACTCTGACATAGGTACTCTTACCATGTCTCCTTTTGTAGACAAGGAAATTTCGGCACAGAGATAAATAATTTACCCGTGGTTCCCGAGCTAGCAATGGTCAAGCTGGAGTTGAATCACAAGCAGTGGGGCTGCAGTGCCCCAGCCCTtgaccactgcactcagctgttTCTCCACCTTCCCAACATACAGCCACTACCTTCCTGCCACTGTAGGTCACTCACTTCAGTACTACAGCTCAGGAGTCTGTTGGGATATGACACCCAACGAATGGAACACTTTTCACTGCCCATTGCCCACCCCCATGTGCTTAGGTAACTCAGTTCCAGCTGAAACTCCACGGCCAGTCATCATATCCCCATCCCTGCGTCTATTCCCTGCCCAACTCTCCCTCTATCAACGTGCTTGGCTACACCCCAACCCAGGAAATTCCAATCCTACAGCTGCTTTTGCACAAATATGCCAACTGGGCTCACTTTGACTTCTTAATCGCTATGATGCTGACCTCAGTTGGACCACAAATGCTGCGTGGCAATTATATTCCCCTGGTACATGAGTCCACTAACGGGCCCCCCTCTCTGGGCTCATgctctcttccttctttgctgGATTTCTGCATGAACAATTACTCCCTGAGACATTGATACAATAGGTTAATCATAAAGCTAAGCCTGATACCAACAATTacttcttcttctgtttcttctccttctcctcctccttcttcttcttctctttctcctccttcttcttcttctctttctcctccttcttcttctttcacctcctcctcctcctcttgttcTCCTACTACTAttacttctgctgctgctgctgctgctgcttctgcttctgcttcttctgcttcttcatcATCTTTCTGCTTGTCTGCGATGTATTCTTTAAGGACATTCAGCAACTTCCGAGTATGTCTATAATCACGCTTCTGCCTGTAACACATAATATGTAACACCGTCATATGTCATAGGGAGATGAAAAATTAATCCTATTCAAACTAAAACAGACTTGACAAATTTATCCTATAAAGTAGCAAGGGAGTAATAGCAGCTGAAATCCTTTTGGGGAAAGGTGAAATGAGTTACTCTCATTCTGAAAGGATTCCTTCCTAACTAGTAGAGCAGCTATCTTACATTCTTTACGTGCTGAAGACAAAGGAGGGTTTACAGCACTATAAATTTCCCAGAAACAATCATTTTCTCTAAGAGcagtttacttttcattttctcaaactAAATAACATATGGGTTCTCATAAGTAAGTTCAAGAATATCATAGCCATTCATCCTGTAAGATTTCCCAAAAGAAATGCTTCACTAAactatttctccacattggcACAACAATGATTTTCTAAAAGGAATAGTGAAAACAATTTAACTAAAATAGATAACTTATTTACAACATAAGGTTGTCCCTTTCCACataacttaatattgttaaggaTTTACAGACTAAACGTTGAAGACATTTATCTTACATGCAGCTGCTGTATTTCTAGAAAtggataaaaattaattttacaggAAGCCTATTTTTATCTGGAAGGCAAAAAGAGGTTATCTTCATTGGCTCCTAGGTAATATCTCTCAATTCTGTTAAACTGAGGTTATAAAACTAAAGAAACTTACCTGCTTAGGGAACAATCAAGTAAAATATGTTGTTCCCTAGAGATGCCAATATGTACAGGAtagtttttgaaattatttgcaccaacaaatacaaaaaaatgatataaatatcaCTATGCAAAAAAGCCAACAATCATacctttttagttgtttttttctcaaaGCACGTTCAATTGTGTTCTTGGTTTTCCTATACGTGGCTTtatctatttttatcatttttctttttgcagcaaGGTCCTCTTTAATGTCAGCTAGGTAGTAAATGAAAACGCATCAACAGTTAATGCTGAAAAGTAGTTTCTTCGCATACACTGAAATCAATGTGAGACATGATGGTTCAGCAATATCGGAAGGACATTTACATTGTAAAATGCAAAGATCACTTCAAAAAGCAagatttactcatttgttttctgtAAAACCTTTTAGGTATTAATATCAGCACTCTAATTCCAATTGGTATAACTGCAAATCACTTAACTGATGGATgatgaaaaaaagcaaataattaaaagtttctattttttaaatgtgcagaaGGGGTTACAAACACAGACTCTAATTTCtacatttataaaatgtcttGTAATTCAAAGGACATGTTTCCATGAAATACTGTCACAATTCATTatgcaaaacatacaaaaaagtatCTTATTTAATAAGACCGTCAAAAGGGTAGAAATAATACacaataagaaaaacattttttaagcaaCCTAGTGACTGATGCTATtaactgtattttaataaaagaagcaTCGTCCATGGGTATAAAAATTTAGGCTTAAGTAAAGAAATACATTCAAAaacacttttgaaatattttcttggaGCTTTTTGTATGATATTTTTACCCATAGTGTTGTGTTTCAGAAAACTGTAATACTGCAAGGAATGCTTTCCTAAATGTGGTTTCACATTAGAGATCTACCATCAATTGCTAAAGATAGTTTTCAGCAATCATAAAAAATCTGCACCATAATACAAGTATTTTTTACAGTCTCCATCTATAATGCTCAGTTAGGCAGCTCACAAAACCAGCACTTAGTCACCAAGCAGAGCAAAGCTTTCCAAATATACTGCTTGTATGAATTATCACTATAGAAGAGCTGAAAACTGAattgggctttttaaaaatatgagtattGTCTCTGTCGTCTCTACAGAAATgttctcaattttttttgaaaatatggtCCTATAACAGTCAGTGCAACTAATAGTTCACATGGCAATACAAAATGTATGAGTTTTTGGATCCAGTTACATGTTTCTCACTGGGTAGAAAACTTGTCTTTCCTTTTCTAGTACAGTTTATTACTGGAATAATAATAGAATATCATCATTTTAGATAATTCGATTTTCtcttgtattttaaagaaaacaaaatcagaatgCTGTGACAATGGAATAGCTAAATTAGGAACATAAAAACTCGTATTAAAAACTCTGAGTACATACGGACAGGAAGAGGACAGGAACATAAAAACTCATATTAAAAACTCTGAGTACATTGAGGGCAGAGGGTAGGAGGGTGAGGATGAAAACCACCCAGCAGGTGCTATGcttacaacctgggtgacaaaataatctgtataccaaacccctgtgacatgcaattatctatataacaaacctgcacctgtaccctcaaacctaaaataaaagataaaaaaacttACACACTTAATCTGTGTACACTAAAAGAAACGAATACAGCTGTTTCTCCTCCAGTGTCCTCTAATATCCCCCAAATAATTAAATTTCCACGTGTATGAAAGAAAAGCCATCCCTCTCATTTCACCATTGTTAGAAGCATTCTCACATTCCACATCAACAATCAAAAAGGTAAGTATGAAAATTTATTAAACACATTACATTAAATACGTATGTTAAACGCTATATATGAGAAGAAGGCGTGTAAGACAGTCTTGTCATCCACTAATTCATATAACCTACTGTAACATTTGTAtggttgaaaataattttcaaaaactacGAATAGCTCCTAGAACATACCTGCAATATATTCTAGCTTCATGGTATGaatcctgtaaaaaaaaaaaagttacatcaaAATTTTAACATAATGCTACACAAAATGCCATGTTTGTTGGGAAGAAATGTCTTATGTGAAATGTTCTGCATAGAACAGAACAGTGATGACATGATCCGAAGCTGACTTTTCCCAAAATACTTTATCCGACAGGCAAAAGTGACTTAAACACTTTACCCCGTGTGTTCATCTTTTTCAGCAAAAGGTTCTCTTTCCCCACGCTCATTAGTTACATCTTCCTCCCTTGTTTCTGTAAAAGGGTTTCTTTCCTCATGTTCATCACTGACTGGATCCTTTCctgcattaaaatttaaaagacaaaccCTTTTTAGAGGAAAACGCTGTTGTAGACATTTTTCGTGGAGAAAGGTACCATTTGTGGACGTTTTTGGCTCTCTACCAATTAAAGCTTTAAAGCAGAGCTATGCATGGAATCACTGGGTCCCTGGCCAGTTTAGGGAGGCATTTTTGGAAGCCCTTCGGGTTCAAGTCCCAGTAAACAACGCTCACAGGTCAGACCCCTTGGATGTTAGGACCACACTCATGGAGAAGAGCTGCTCTGAGAGCATCTGTAACCCTGCTATGAGGGGGAGCCTCCCACGGGAAGCCTTAGGCCCTCGATCCTGCTTTGAAAAGCTGGGGCCTCTTAGCAGATGCATGGTGGACTCCAAAGCCACGAAGGGGCCAGGGGTCTCGGGCTGCCCGTGTGCCCCCCGCGCAGAGAGCAGACAGATCGTCTCCTTGGGCGTGCACCTTCTTCCGTGGCCCCTTGGGCTATGTTTACCTGCATGCTCCTTCACCGGGGCGGCCATAACTTGAGCCTCCAACTGAACCTTGGGAGCCCTCTTGCGGCGCTTCCTGCCCACGGGCTCCATGGTTGGCTGTCCTGCGAAGTTAGAAGCGATCCCTGAACCTGGTTGAGTGCAAAGTCAAACTAAGTTGGCTAAGGAAACAGGACATGTGAAAGGAGAGCCATCGGGATTGCGAGTTCAAGAAAGGGTGGGGCTGGCCCACCCCGTGTATCCTGTGGGAGCAGGAGGGGACGGAAAAGATGTCAGTGTCCCCTTTTATCCTTCCTGGCCCGTCCAGCCCGTCCCTGGGGCTGGTTGCAGAACTCACAGCTGCCTCGCACACCTGAATGGCCCCTGCAAGACCCTTGCGGTGCCCTTGGGACGCAGCTCGGCCCTGCCCCTTTGTTCCCCAGAGACCTGTGTGGCCCCGAGGACCATGGGTGACACAGGACCTGCCCAGCCATCTCCCGGGGAATGTCAGGGGCTGCACTCCCACTCGCTTGCCTGGATGCCCAGGTGACCCCTGGCAACTCCAAGTGTCCTGTCCTGATGGGCGGCCGAGCTGGAGGGACCAACTCGGACTGTCCCCCACAACACCCCCGCCCATCCCCTCCGCACACACTccgcccctcctcctcccctccccacagcccctgccCATTCCCTCACCCCAGACACCCCAcatccctcccctcctctgcccccatccctggccccacacccagcccccaccTGTCTGCCACTCCCCGGACCCTCCCCCCTCCGCCACCTCCCCTCCCTTGCTCCCCTCTCCACCCTCTCCATTCCCtcactctcccctcccctgccccacccctcccccttGCACACAACAGGTCAGCCGGCCGCTCAGCGCTTCACACCCTGGTTCCCAGAGGGCCTCGTGctcaccctcctgcctccctaCCGCGAACACTTCAGCGGCTTCCTTACAGAACCTACAGACACTGGCACCACGAGGTTCTGTTACAAAAATGGGTCCTCAGTTCTCGTGAGAGCAGCTGGCCTGGCTATCCACGCTCCTCGCTGATTGGTCAGCTCAGCGCGCATGCGGGTGAAGGATCGTGTGGGGCCACGCCACCTGCTGGCACGCTCTCCCCCCTGCATAAGGGGATGCGCATAGTTGCTGTGGCCTGGGGTAGGGGTGGTTCTTTGGGGCCTCTGTCCCCAGAACCTTTCAGCTCCTCCTCCTGCGGAGGGACGCAAGGACTCGAGATGGAGGCCAAGTGGACGGGGCCTAGGACCTCGCCCCCGAGGTCTTTCCAGCCACCCCTGTCCCTTTGGCTGGAATGGCCTTTGCCTTGCAGGTGGAGCCCAGGCTCCCTCCCATGCCCTGTGTGTTTCCAACATGCCCAGCTGTACCCTTTTTATCAATGGATTGTGCTTTTAtgttttttgcttgcttgtttgttttttgagacggagtctctctctgtcagctaggctggagtgcagtggcacgatcttggctcactgcaacctccatctccggggttcaagcgattctcccaccttagcctctcaaggagctgggattacaggtgcgtgccaccattcccagctaatttttgtatttttagtagagacggggtttcgtcatgttggccaagctggtgtcgaactcctgacatcgaagtgatccacctgcctcagcctcccaaagtgctgggattacaggcgtgagccactaagcccagACCCAAAGTCATGTTTTTAAAGGTATCAACTGTATGATGTATAGTTGTTTCCAAGAAATGACGACTAAAAGGTACTGATTGAGAAACtcttgtcatttctttcttcaaaaaaagTCAACTAGTTTCCTGCTAGTTCTTTCCACTTAAGTTGGTCATAGAAATCCCGGGGGTGACCCTCAGGTTGTCACCTTTCTTCTTGTTGCTGTAAGGTTGGCCTGCTGACAGTAACAGATACACCCCACTCTCGGTTATATCAGGATCAAGTAGATCCATTGGCCATGGAGTGATGGTCTTTTCAAGTCAGGCTATTTTGAGAGGTAATAAAATATTCGCGtactttaatttatttctcttttgtacttgcttgttttaaaatacagttctgcacataaatatttttggcaaGATGAACGATATAGATCTATTTTGTCACATTGCAGAACAAATTATTAAGTCAACAATGACTGTAAGTAGAACATTCTATTTCGTTATTAATTTTCATTagactttcaaaacatttttctgtataatatattcagatattttgaaTTCAGCAATGCAGTCagatgctgggtgcagtggctcatacctgtaatctccgcaccttgggaggctgagatgggcagatcactggaggccaggagttcgagaccaccctggccaacatggtgaaactccgtctctaccaaaattacaaaaaaaattaggtgagaccacgcctgtaatcccagatacttgggtggctgaggtacgagaattgtttgaacccaggaagtgaggttgcagtgaaccgagatcgcatcacggccctccagcctgggcgacacagcgagactctgtcaaatagaatagaatagaatagaatagaatagaatagaatagaatagaatagaatagaatagaataaaataaaataaaattcttatgtGATGATTATctgaattgtttcttttttctttacttttattctaCATGGGTATTACTTCACTTGTTTTAAATAGTTGTGTGTTCATAATAAAGGCTCCCTTTTCTACATAGTTggttttcccttcttccctcaacatttaaaaaaaatttctacaaAATCTAGACAATCAAGATTCTTCCTTTTGATTTAAGCTCAATTATTAATTTCTCCCCAACATTACAGTTTTTCAGCAGctggaaaatggaaccaaatgaTGTTTAATTCTTCCAGCAGTGATGTGAGGAAACCTGCACAGCCTATTGCTGCCCAGGGAGCTCCCCCAAGCCTGACATCTGGTGTGGTTTTGGGAGCATGAAGGCATGGCAGACTGTCTGCATGACCGAACTTAGTCGCCAGCCCCTCCAGAGGTCAAGACTGATACCAGGTGACCCAAAGCTCCTACTATAAATCATCAGCATTAACTATCTAGCATGACTCAAAGCTCCAGGTAAACAAACACATTATGATCAGGCGGGATATTCCAAGGGCTTAGAGGTTATCTCCTGGAAGGCTGTCAAAGAACAGACCTTTCTTTGGAAAGTGCAGGGTTTGGACAACACAGACTTGCTGAGCTAACCTACTACTGCACTCTCAGTGAGTGGCTCATTCAGCTCTTAgagttctgtctctctcttcctaaATGTTCAGATCCTTATGGATGGAAAATCTGGGAAACACAGCACTCATTGTAAACACACCATTCCTAAAATTCAGCTCCTCTTCAACAACCCGGGCTTTTGAACTGGGGCAAAGTCACTATGCCAggatgacatttttttttttaaccttagaaTGATTTCCTCCCAGGTGGCTCCTCATCGTTCAGGTAACAAGGCTCCTGGATGACCCATGGCATCTACAAGGCACACCAGAGTCTGAATCACAGCTTATTTTCTGGATTGCCCTTGGACTCAGCAGGATGATTCCACATCTTCCAAATTCTAGATATCCTGATATCACAATACTTTTTATCCCTGTTTCTTAATGAAAGGGTAAATGGAGGTAGAGGTGTTTCTCAACAACCTGCaacaacacatttttcttttaattattcagTACTTAATTGGAAATCAAAGCCCTTTTCTAATGTATTGATAACATTGGGAATTGATGACTACTGTGTAGTTGTACTTAACCTACACCATGCTCATTCCTAATATGGGCTATGGAAGCAGCAGAGCGGCAGGTGACAACACATGCACTTCTCTCCCCTTCTGCCCAAAGCTGCTCATGGTAACTGTCAAATGAGCAGAGGACAGGGGAAACaataggaatattttaaaactgtggtTTTCAGGATGGGAATGTATTAATATCATACAACCTAACTGTTTCCTTACTTTGCCTATATTGTTGTATATTGCCCAAGCTTCAGAGCTGTCAGAGCAAACCTCAAAGATGAGGAACCAGCCAAGAGGTAAAAagccaagcaaaacaaaacagcccGTTTCTCATTGACTAAGATTTTTAGTTCAATTACATTTCCTTGCCATCTAAATAGCCAGATGCAATGACCCATAGATAGAGTCAGTGTAGAAGATATTTCAACCTAACATAATAATGTCTAAAGGGGTTAGTAATTGTTCTACTCAATTTGTTTCAGCCATTCTATTGGAATTCCTGTTAATTGGAATTGATTATAAATATATGGAATGTCATGTAGTGAAACAAACAACCTATTTAGAACACACCAAGTTTCATGGACAAGTaacaaatcactttttaaaaaccaataccaaccaggccaggtgtggtgactcacacctgtaatcctaaaactttggaggctgaggtgggaggattgcttgaggccaggagttcaagaccaacctggccaacgtagGGAGATCCcccatatataaaaaaaagaaagaaaagaagaagaaaaaaatgaatgacgaCATATACAGTGAGATCAAAGAACACTAGCTACCATCTACCCTTGGTTTAATACTCTTAAATCCTTGAGAAGGCTGGCATACGTGAAGTCTCCCCAGGAAGACGTTTGAGGCAGAAAACTGGAATAGGAGCAGGCAATGTGTCATTTCATCATCTGAAATGGGGACTTTATTAACTTGCCTGAGTATAAAGTCAAGAAAGAAGGTATTTTTCAGGACTGTTTGGTTAAATGTCATTCTGTTTATCAAAACAGGGAAATCTGGCAGCAATTTCTAACCATATgggatttttgaaaatatatgagaAACATGTGATTATGTGTTTAGCtgagtattatttaaaatgtatgtaaaatccTGAGAGGGCTTTTGAACTAAGTTCCTAAAATCATCCTCTTGTGCGTTCTATTTGATATGCTGTTGTGTGCATAAAAATGTTCCAATAGAAATAAAGCAGAGCCATAATAAAACCAACCTGGCCCCCTTTAATGACCTGCTTCCTATAATTGTAAATTCCATAATCGTTTCTTTTGACTataggcaacataacaagacaaAACCTATAATGTTCCAAAGGAATAGAATCAATACAAAAACAAAGGTGTTTCATACTACTTACAGAAGATGAATGTATCCTGCAAGCTGAATGATGATAGATCAGCTTGTGCTTTTCTAAATCATCTAAATATCTTCAGTGCCTTTGATTACAGCCTCAGGCCCAGttcttaaaaaatcaaagttCACTTTCAAGGAATGTCATTTAAAAACTGCTGATCATCTAAGCCTTGGGAGGTCAAG
It includes:
- the FAM9A gene encoding protein FAM9A; protein product: MDLLDPDITESGVYLLLSAGQPYSNKKKGSGIASNFAGQPTMEPVGRKRRKRAPKVQLEAQVMAAPVKEHAGKDPVSDEHEERNPFTETREEDVTNERGEREPFAEKDEHTGIHTMKLEYIAADIKEDLAAKRKMIKIDKATYRKTKNTIERALRKKQLKRQKRDYRHTRKLLNVLKEYIADKQKDDEEAEEAEAEAAAAAAAEVIVVGEQEEEEEVKEEEGGEREEEEGGEREEEEGGGEGEETEEEKAFQEKQKRCQQHTSVRRQGLKEVKLLREQFIKATKDSKDNYCIISSDEESELDN